A window of Rhododendron vialii isolate Sample 1 chromosome 13a, ASM3025357v1 contains these coding sequences:
- the LOC131313632 gene encoding protease Do-like 9, with the protein MPPRYYIIGGFVFTTLSIPYLLAVDGRYDGYKIPDEDKVFSQAFYEERVVLCQVLKADITIGYDGVDSVQNQVIVTFNDKPVKGLKSLVSMVDSCDEEFLKFTLENNNILVLRTNIARARTPYILKAHCIPCAMSLD; encoded by the exons ATGCCTCCTCGGTATTACATTATCGGAGGATTTGTTTTCACAACTCTTTCCATCCCATATTTGCTAGCTGTG GATGGAAGGTATGACGGATATAAAATTCCAGATGAAGACAAGGTTTTCTCCCAGGCATTTTACGAAGAGCGTGTTGTGCTTTGTCAG GTGCTTAAAGCTGACATTACAATTGGGTACGACGGGGTGGACTCAGTGCAAAATCAG GTTATTGTGACTTTTAATGATAAACCTGTTAAGGGGTTAAAGAGCTTGGTTAGTATGGTAGACAGTTGTGATGAGGAATTCTTGAAATTCACTCTTGAAAACAACAAT ATTTTGGTACTGCGGACGAATATTGCCAGAGCAAGAACTCCGTATATTCTTAAAGCACACTGCATACCTTGTGCTATGTCTTTGGACTAA